Proteins co-encoded in one Candida albicans SC5314 chromosome 3, complete sequence genomic window:
- a CDS encoding uncharacterized protein (Ortholog(s) have role in endosome organization, regulation of protein localization and BLOC-1 complex, endosome localization) has product MQDLDTPKEVPQAIRQANTDEEANIENGNESQQQQQREQQQQEPENHTNEIITNSNNSTDSTFSDTEDDYMLSDDEELNRILSRETSNHHHHGLPSSGSMVDHAQFFAEALSHALDSIDIDRSLVLQAQISGKLNNENQKIIEKKEILIEKLKNIQLMYGKNFGLLADGKESRVDKMKKDISFIENRITKLMHGGSETKSSIPFFKNKSNMGVEQKYPIEFNQAKDKVIERQIDDDDDNEEIDF; this is encoded by the coding sequence CAAGCTAATACTGATGAAGAAGCTAACATTGAAAATGGTAATGAactgcaacaacaacaacaacgagaacaacaacaacaggaACCTGAAAATCACACAAACgaaataataacaaattcTAATAACTCAACTGATCTGACATTTTCAGACACCGAAGATGACTATATGTTaagtgatgatgaagaattgaatagAATTCTAAGTCGTGAGACAAgtaatcatcatcatcatggTCTACCGAGTTCTGGTAGTATGGTAGATCATGCCCAATTTTTCGCCGAAGCATTATCTCATGCATtagattcaattgatattgatcGATCTTTAGTTTTACAAGCACAAATCAGTGGcaaattaaataatgaaaatcaaaaaataattgagaaaaaggaaattttaattgaaaaattgaaaaatattcaattaatgtATGGGAAAAATTTCGGATTATTGGCAGATGGTAAAGAAAGTAGAGTTgacaaaatgaaaaaggatatatcatttattgaaaatagaataaCTAAATTAATGCATGGTGGATCAGAAACTAAATCGTCAattccatttttcaaaaataaatctaaTATGGGAGTTGAACAAAAATATCCAATTGAGTTTAATCAAGCTAAAGATAAAGTCATAGAACGACAAatagatgatgatgatgataacgAGGAGATAGATTTTTAA